The Mucilaginibacter yixingensis genome window below encodes:
- a CDS encoding fasciclin domain-containing protein, which yields MIKFFTSFRGAFLLCLILTGCQKKDFDSFYERPSTLEPPIYQQLQARNNFTRLLVCIDKAGYKDILSKAGYWTFFAPNDAAFAKFMTKNNIADIKDINDSLARSIVKFGLVYNAYRSDQLSTYQTAGGDEVGANMAFKRKTAYYDWVKEGPAPYKKIVATNRNSGTKKASSLSTAILNDFKYVNGDNNNKYIPYFTGGYFAKNSLSPTDYSFFYPEGKYTAFNVAGASVVTPDIAAENGFIHEIDEVILPLPSFDQYMSSTSQYSDFRKLLDSVSVYVSNVDLTHRNFVLTGSTDSVYIKSYNGQLAFSPNNENYQVPFTSSFINTESQRTGYTMMVPNNAVLQAYRKKLLANYGGSFFKTAPSSLVYDLINSCMMPESIWPSKFTSSENVQAELPTIPLTNVVDRKILSNGFFYGLDKMHEANVFRTVYSIPYLDPHYGITLLAYNESVTGIKPMITQPTVKFTLLITPDDVLTAAGWRYNEASITSSTTAWGYKAPTSSSYSHSSINRDIILRYIKTGVLPGDLVSLSGEGIVEALNGEYIKYKNGKIQTSGTVDSGVDLDVVKGPTTAYNGSAFFLSGLLAYTEKNVGEHLEKLATKYPSSYSSFFWFVSNSNLYNKTTKAINGVNAGADNNYTILCPDNAAITQAIKDGLLPGTKATGALPTAAPTSESDKDLLRKFILYHIINGTTVAADGKKSDSFITLLQTEAGDNTLVNVLNDVGQMRITDNKGRQATVSVAVSNQLSNRTLIHSINSYLNYNK from the coding sequence ATGATTAAATTTTTTACCAGCTTCCGCGGTGCATTTTTATTGTGCCTGATTCTGACGGGTTGCCAAAAAAAGGACTTCGATTCTTTCTATGAGCGGCCCAGTACACTTGAACCTCCCATTTACCAGCAACTACAAGCCCGTAACAATTTTACCAGGCTTTTGGTGTGTATTGACAAGGCTGGGTACAAAGACATCCTGAGCAAGGCCGGGTACTGGACATTTTTTGCACCCAATGATGCTGCCTTTGCCAAATTCATGACCAAAAACAACATTGCCGACATTAAGGACATCAACGACTCACTGGCGCGCTCTATCGTTAAGTTCGGGTTGGTTTATAATGCTTACCGCTCAGACCAGTTATCAACTTACCAAACCGCAGGCGGCGATGAGGTGGGGGCCAACATGGCATTTAAGCGTAAAACCGCTTACTATGATTGGGTAAAAGAGGGGCCCGCGCCTTACAAAAAGATAGTTGCCACCAACCGTAACAGTGGTACTAAAAAGGCCAGCTCGCTTTCAACCGCCATACTAAATGATTTTAAGTATGTAAACGGCGATAACAACAACAAGTACATCCCTTATTTTACCGGAGGGTACTTTGCCAAAAACAGTCTTTCTCCAACCGATTATTCGTTTTTCTATCCGGAGGGAAAATATACCGCATTTAACGTAGCCGGCGCATCTGTAGTAACGCCGGATATTGCTGCCGAGAACGGCTTTATTCACGAGATTGACGAGGTGATCTTACCGCTGCCCAGCTTTGATCAGTACATGTCGTCAACCTCGCAATACAGCGATTTTAGAAAACTGCTTGACTCTGTGAGTGTCTATGTATCTAACGTAGATCTTACCCACCGTAACTTTGTACTGACTGGCTCTACAGACTCGGTTTATATCAAATCATACAACGGGCAGCTGGCTTTCTCGCCTAATAACGAGAATTACCAGGTACCGTTTACCTCCAGCTTCATCAATACCGAGTCGCAGCGCACTGGCTATACCATGATGGTGCCTAACAACGCCGTTTTGCAGGCCTACCGCAAAAAGCTGCTGGCTAACTACGGCGGTTCATTTTTCAAAACAGCGCCGTCATCGCTGGTTTATGATCTGATCAACTCCTGCATGATGCCCGAGAGCATCTGGCCGTCAAAGTTTACCTCGAGCGAAAACGTTCAGGCTGAATTACCTACCATACCACTAACTAATGTGGTAGATCGCAAGATCTTGAGCAACGGCTTTTTCTACGGGTTGGATAAAATGCACGAGGCTAACGTGTTCCGTACTGTTTATAGCATCCCATACCTTGATCCGCATTATGGTATTACGCTGTTGGCTTATAACGAGTCGGTTACCGGTATAAAGCCTATGATTACCCAGCCTACCGTTAAGTTTACGCTGCTAATTACTCCTGATGATGTGCTTACTGCCGCCGGCTGGCGATATAACGAAGCCAGCATCACCAGTTCAACCACTGCCTGGGGGTATAAAGCACCAACATCCAGCTCTTACTCGCACAGCAGCATTAACCGCGATATCATCCTGCGCTATATTAAAACAGGCGTTTTACCCGGCGATTTAGTGAGCCTTTCTGGCGAGGGCATAGTAGAAGCCCTTAATGGTGAATACATCAAGTATAAAAACGGCAAGATCCAAACCAGCGGTACCGTTGATAGTGGCGTTGACCTGGATGTGGTTAAAGGACCAACCACAGCCTACAATGGCTCGGCTTTTTTCCTGAGCGGCCTGCTTGCTTACACCGAGAAAAACGTAGGTGAGCACCTGGAAAAGCTGGCCACTAAATACCCATCAAGCTATAGCTCATTTTTTTGGTTTGTATCAAACTCAAACCTTTATAACAAAACTACCAAGGCTATTAACGGTGTAAACGCGGGCGCAGATAATAACTACACCATCCTGTGCCCTGATAACGCTGCCATTACACAGGCAATTAAAGATGGTTTGCTGCCTGGTACCAAAGCAACCGGTGCACTGCCAACCGCTGCTCCAACCAGCGAGTCTGATAAAGACCTGTTAAGGAAGTTTATCCTGTACCACATTATCAACGGAACAACCGTTGCTGCCGACGGCAAAAAGTCTGACAGCTTTATTACCCTTCTGCAAACAGAGGCGGGTGACAACACCCTGGTAAACGTGCTGAACGATGTGGGCCAAATGAGGATAACAGACAATAAAGGCCGCCAGGCAACTGTAAGCGTGGCTGTGAGCAACCAGCTTTCAAACCGTACGCTCATTCACTCCATTAACAGCTATTTGAACTACAATAAATAA
- a CDS encoding hybrid sensor histidine kinase/response regulator transcription factor encodes MENLQTLTRRLRALQTHVLLPASIISRLAARFEIIFPKRNLNIICQILLVYGIVITAQPASAQISTSLKRYTTADGLSHKEVFCILRDREGFVWLGTRDGLNRFDGNRFMVYKGRPGDNSSIKSNKIRTITEDQRGCLWIITYDKQIYRFDKKTEQFEALTGFQSATDISSAEAKQATVASSGDIWITTSRHGLLCAHYPANGSQRPVIYRFSTSRGKYQIPDNTIRFVTEDSDNNIWIGTPKGAVYYKRNGDGYQKVTLTPHVAGLIGNASCTAAIREKQWFYLGTEDGNVLAYNAKGGQWSNWTILGEKINAVHRNAAGALYVTTSRGLRMILPGATKATEAGSGGPYLSIYEDKKGLLWLEPEKKGIVRFNPADHTLKKFIQQTDTSAMTIHEQYSVFEDRRGLLWTSMKGGGFGYYDRSTDRISGFSDPQLPERKFPNIIRAIHYDRDGIMWVAGDDGGFSKIIFPENNFAFHLLVPNFKSKSENEVRAIYEDRYGRTWIATKAGRLYVLEHGQPVDVFTDMASAEFGNVYAITGDRQGNVWIGTKRDGLLLAKPLSADPHKYTVTRFQHNGDRSSLSNDLVYSILEDSKGRVWVSTLGGAINLVVNDHGKISFKSTRNSFKNYPGGGRVARCLSEDTKGNIWVGSNNGLIVFNPNKGSPDNYQFVNYQKQPNDSTSLSNNGVQCIYRDAHGNMWLGTSGGGVSKVVANDFPGRISFKAITTRDGLPNDLVMSITGDQRGDIWIATENGLARYRVSENRVTSFNAYNGLPATDFSESACLSSRSGTLYFGCLNGYVTFDPRKIKVNRIHANMVLTDMEVYYKALTPQADDSPLDYSINETDHLTLACNQNMVSIDYTVLDFRDEPISYQYKLEGFDQSWRNVGEERKATYTNIPPGDYIFKVCSNNIHLFDHKPQKQIRITILPPFWRTWWAYCIYFLMAIAIFVLTRRLVLAMITLRHKVDMEQQVAKTKIQFFTNLSHELRTPLSLIVGPLQEVSRSAGLSVADQENLQLIGKNATRLTRFVDQLLDFSKVQNGKMKLSVSHCNIVAIVKEVASHFEGARIEKNIDLDVTAANKEVFAWVDLEKMDIVLHNLLSNAFKFTPAGRKITLSVSEDQDNVSIAVIDEGFGVDEAKLKDIFELYYDGGNTPVDHLKSTGIGLALSRELVREHEGELSAVNNAEGGMTFMVTLKKGDAHFRKGDMHQVNDATTPQSRLQPQEVIPEYEPAEQTTIVCDEKAPLVLLVEDNPDMCSFLVRTLEREFRVMHAKNGIRALQQIAEKMPDVVISDIMMPRMNGIELLDKLKNDAETSHIPVVLLTAKTSLESQLEGLSYGADLYLTKPFNVDILHASIRTLLKNRKMQVDAIMNSRKVITLKPGEVEITSRDEKFLTSCVRAVEDGMADAYFNMDNVAAAVGLSRSTFFKKLKALTGLAPVDFVKDMRLRRAEQLLQTGAFNISQVAFQVGFSSPGYFSTCFKERYQISPTEYLKNIKEQSISSHEAGEA; translated from the coding sequence ATGGAAAACTTACAAACGTTAACCAGGCGCTTGCGTGCTTTACAAACGCATGTGCTATTGCCTGCTTCAATTATTTCGCGGCTAGCAGCACGTTTTGAAATCATCTTTCCAAAAAGAAACCTGAACATTATTTGCCAGATCCTGCTTGTTTACGGTATTGTAATTACCGCTCAACCGGCATCGGCACAAATCTCAACCAGCCTTAAACGTTATACAACCGCCGATGGCCTTTCTCATAAAGAAGTATTTTGTATACTCCGGGACCGTGAAGGTTTTGTATGGTTGGGCACGCGCGATGGTCTGAACCGTTTTGACGGTAACCGGTTTATGGTGTATAAAGGCAGGCCGGGCGATAATTCCAGCATAAAAAGCAATAAGATCAGAACGATTACCGAGGATCAGCGCGGGTGTTTATGGATTATAACCTATGATAAGCAGATCTATCGGTTTGATAAAAAGACCGAACAGTTTGAAGCACTGACCGGATTTCAGTCGGCCACGGATATTAGCTCTGCAGAGGCTAAACAAGCCACTGTTGCTTCGTCAGGCGATATCTGGATCACCACTTCCCGGCACGGATTGTTGTGCGCACATTATCCTGCAAATGGCAGTCAGCGTCCGGTAATCTACCGGTTCTCAACCTCCCGCGGAAAATATCAGATTCCTGATAATACCATTCGTTTTGTAACAGAAGACAGTGACAACAATATCTGGATTGGTACACCGAAAGGTGCGGTATACTACAAACGCAATGGCGATGGTTATCAAAAAGTAACATTGACGCCGCACGTGGCTGGTTTAATAGGCAACGCATCATGCACGGCAGCTATTCGCGAAAAACAGTGGTTTTATCTGGGTACGGAGGACGGCAATGTGCTGGCTTATAATGCAAAAGGCGGTCAATGGAGTAACTGGACTATTCTCGGCGAGAAGATCAATGCTGTGCACCGTAATGCCGCTGGTGCGCTCTATGTTACCACTTCCCGTGGATTGCGCATGATTTTACCGGGCGCTACAAAAGCTACCGAAGCGGGTAGCGGCGGACCGTATCTTTCAATCTATGAGGATAAGAAAGGTTTGTTATGGCTGGAGCCAGAAAAGAAGGGCATTGTGAGGTTTAATCCGGCAGATCATACCCTGAAAAAATTCATTCAGCAAACCGATACCAGCGCCATGACCATTCATGAGCAATATTCGGTATTTGAAGACCGGCGCGGGTTGTTGTGGACGAGCATGAAAGGGGGCGGTTTCGGTTATTACGACCGGAGCACCGACCGGATCTCCGGCTTCTCTGATCCGCAATTACCTGAAAGAAAATTTCCTAACATTATCAGGGCCATTCACTATGATAGGGATGGCATTATGTGGGTTGCCGGCGATGATGGCGGGTTCAGTAAGATCATTTTTCCTGAAAATAATTTTGCCTTTCATCTGTTGGTCCCAAATTTCAAAAGCAAATCAGAAAACGAGGTTAGAGCCATTTATGAAGATCGTTACGGCCGCACCTGGATAGCCACCAAGGCTGGTCGTTTGTATGTGCTTGAACACGGGCAGCCAGTAGATGTATTTACTGATATGGCTTCGGCCGAATTTGGAAACGTTTATGCTATTACAGGCGACAGGCAGGGCAATGTTTGGATAGGCACTAAAAGAGATGGTCTTTTATTGGCCAAACCTTTAAGCGCCGATCCTCATAAATATACGGTTACCCGTTTTCAGCACAATGGCGATAGAAGCAGCTTAAGTAATGATTTGGTTTACTCTATTTTAGAGGATAGCAAAGGAAGGGTTTGGGTATCAACACTTGGCGGTGCCATAAACCTGGTGGTAAATGATCATGGTAAGATCTCTTTTAAAAGTACACGTAACTCTTTTAAAAATTATCCGGGCGGCGGCCGGGTTGCGCGTTGCTTAAGCGAAGACACCAAGGGGAATATTTGGGTAGGCTCAAATAACGGTCTGATTGTTTTCAACCCTAATAAAGGCAGTCCCGATAACTACCAATTTGTAAATTATCAGAAGCAGCCAAATGATTCTACCAGCTTAAGTAACAATGGGGTGCAATGTATTTACCGAGATGCGCACGGCAATATGTGGCTGGGCACATCGGGCGGTGGTGTAAGTAAGGTAGTTGCTAACGATTTTCCGGGTAGAATCTCTTTCAAGGCCATTACCACACGCGATGGTTTGCCTAATGATCTGGTGATGAGTATTACCGGCGATCAAAGAGGCGATATCTGGATAGCTACCGAGAACGGGCTGGCCAGATACCGGGTATCAGAAAATCGTGTTACCTCGTTTAATGCCTATAATGGCCTGCCGGCAACGGATTTTTCTGAATCGGCTTGTCTTAGTTCTCGTTCCGGCACACTGTATTTCGGGTGTTTGAATGGTTATGTAACCTTTGATCCGCGTAAGATCAAAGTAAACCGCATTCACGCCAACATGGTTCTCACGGATATGGAAGTGTATTATAAGGCGCTTACGCCCCAGGCTGATGACTCGCCACTTGATTATTCTATTAATGAAACCGACCACCTGACGCTCGCCTGTAATCAGAATATGGTAAGCATTGATTACACCGTGCTCGATTTTAGGGATGAGCCCATTTCGTATCAGTATAAATTGGAGGGTTTTGACCAATCATGGCGCAATGTGGGCGAAGAGCGGAAAGCTACCTACACCAATATTCCGCCGGGCGATTATATTTTTAAGGTATGTTCCAACAATATCCATCTTTTTGACCATAAGCCCCAAAAACAAATCAGGATCACCATTCTGCCGCCGTTTTGGCGCACCTGGTGGGCCTATTGTATCTATTTTTTGATGGCCATAGCCATATTTGTGCTTACCCGCAGGTTGGTGCTGGCCATGATCACCCTTCGGCACAAGGTAGATATGGAGCAGCAGGTGGCTAAAACCAAGATCCAGTTTTTTACCAATCTTTCGCACGAGTTAAGGACACCGTTGAGTTTGATTGTTGGTCCGTTGCAGGAAGTGTCGCGGTCTGCAGGGCTGTCCGTTGCAGATCAGGAGAATTTGCAGCTGATTGGTAAAAACGCTACCCGCCTAACTCGTTTTGTAGACCAACTGCTTGATTTTAGCAAGGTACAGAACGGCAAAATGAAGCTATCGGTATCACATTGCAACATCGTTGCTATAGTAAAAGAAGTAGCCAGTCATTTTGAAGGCGCACGGATAGAGAAAAATATAGACCTGGATGTAACGGCAGCCAATAAAGAAGTTTTTGCCTGGGTTGATTTGGAGAAGATGGATATTGTGCTGCACAACCTGTTGTCAAACGCTTTTAAGTTTACCCCTGCCGGTAGAAAAATTACGCTGTCGGTTTCAGAAGATCAGGATAACGTGTCTATTGCCGTGATTGACGAAGGTTTTGGCGTTGATGAAGCTAAACTGAAAGACATTTTTGAGTTGTACTATGATGGTGGTAATACACCGGTAGATCATTTAAAAAGCACTGGCATTGGCCTGGCACTAAGCCGCGAGCTGGTAAGGGAGCATGAGGGCGAGTTATCAGCCGTCAACAATGCGGAAGGAGGGATGACGTTTATGGTTACGCTCAAGAAGGGTGATGCGCACTTTAGAAAAGGCGATATGCACCAGGTAAATGACGCTACCACGCCACAATCGCGTTTACAACCGCAGGAAGTTATACCAGAATATGAGCCTGCCGAGCAAACAACGATCGTTTGTGATGAAAAGGCGCCGCTGGTGTTACTGGTAGAAGATAATCCCGATATGTGTAGTTTCCTGGTGAGGACGCTGGAACGCGAGTTTAGGGTGATGCACGCTAAAAACGGCATCCGTGCGCTGCAGCAAATAGCTGAAAAGATGCCTGATGTGGTGATCTCTGATATTATGATGCCGCGCATGAACGGCATTGAACTGCTGGATAAGCTTAAGAATGATGCAGAAACCAGCCATATCCCGGTGGTGCTGCTAACGGCTAAAACATCACTGGAAAGCCAATTGGAAGGACTGAGCTATGGGGCCGATCTTTACCTTACCAAGCCTTTTAATGTTGATATTCTGCATGCCTCCATCCGCACCCTGCTTAAGAATAGAAAAATGCAGGTTGATGCCATTATGAACAGCCGCAAGGTAATTACCTTGAAACCCGGGGAGGTGGAGATCACCTCGCGCGATGAAAAGTTTTTGACCAGCTGCGTGCGGGCAGTTGAAGACGGCATGGCCGACGCCTATTTCAATATGGACAACGTGGCCGCAGCGGTGGGCCTAAGCCGCAGCACTTTCTTTAAAAAGTTAAAAGCATTAACCGGCCTGGCCCCGGTAGATTTTGTAAAAGATATGCGTTTACGGCGGGCCGAACAATTGCTGCAAACCGGCGCGTTCAATATCTCTCAAGTAGCCTTCCAGGTGGGCTTTAGCAGTCCCGGTTATTTTAGTACCTGTTTCAAAGAGCGGTACCAGATCTCACCTACGGAGTACCTGAAAAATATCAAAGAACAATCGATCTCATCACACGAAGCGGGGGAAGCATAA